ACAGGCAGATGACAATACCAGGCAAAAAGCTATTGGCAAGAAGCTTTTGGAGCTATTATtaaacctgggggggggggggttaacactAACCTTTCTCTGTTAGCATAGAAGTTTATGTGTTCCCAAGCTGGGCTTCTTCAATGttctggtaattattttttatgtcttacAGATAAACATTCGGGAGGTAGAGAGGAGACTGCAAGACCTGGAGGGGCAGACACACAACATTCCTCTGCTGATGGACAAGATGGTAAGAATGTCGAAGACCAAACACTACCAATACCTCTATATTCCATAAATTGTAGTTCCATGGGAATTTATATCAGACTTTTGCAGTTTCCTTCACATGCCTATTCAGCCTGGGGGAAGCAGGGGTTGTACTCCAAGGCAATCAGGTTTTACTACatttcacagtgtgcagtgaactGGCaaggaggagagaatgtgggtttgACCCGAGCGCACTGGTGCTCTTTCCCTTTTCAGTCAAAAGATGGGGCGGTCCTTGACCAAGCTGCGTTGCTTAAACTGCAGTAGAAAAAAGTGAGGTCAGCTCCTGCCTGTCAAGGTGTAGAAAACTGTCTGAATAAAATAGCAATGTAATGGGGATTCAGTTACAAAtttacagttacatagtaagttacatagtcaggttgaaaaaagtccatcaagatAAAGgactagggaaatgaacatattCCAGATTTTACATCCTACGGACAaagttgatgcagaggaaggcaaaaaccaaaaacaaaaaacccctggtacaatttgctccatcaggggaaaaacaattttttcctgattccatgaggcaattggatggtTCCTGGATCAACAGACTCTGTTATCGttactttaaagatttaattccctgttatattctctgcttctggaaatcatgcagctttttctgaaagcaatttatagtagttgctgaaaccgaatacttcctgagagagccgattccacattttcacagaccttacagtgaagaatcccttccttatcccaaacttaaacttctttttctccagacacaaagagcgcccccttgtgctttgtaacaaccttaaagtgaatagttgggaagagagctCTCTAAATtggcggtcaccaacctttttggtcccgcggcccactaaaattaccggctcctgtcCGCGCGTGCGTGGGGAGCCGGTTGTTAATTAAAGGGGAGCAACCTCCCTAATAGTGAAGTCATAGCGccataactccgcccactctgccatcgcagagctgagcctgcaatgggagagtggacaggttgtgtcgtgaaacacagccggcccacttccctgagccagggatttgcatgagggacgtggtccgcggctctggacggtgcgtccccccggcggggtccttctcctgaccccactcgggggtgcactggccagagccgtggaccacccaaATCTtcctgtggaccaccagtggtctgtggaccacttgttggcaaccgctgctctatatggaccattcatatatttatacagggtgatcatactcCCCTTATACGGCTCTTCTCaggggggaatagattcagttccattccttttattagtttagttgcccttttctgcgctctttccaatttcacaatgtcctttttgtgaactggtgaccaaaactggactgcatttcAGCTGTAAATTCTTCTGTTTGCCTCTACTTCCATTTTAACCTCTCCGCTCCCATTATTGCTATACCAACCAAGAATTTTACCTCTAAAGTAACACCTAAACCACTAAATATATACAAGATTCTTCTCCTATAACATTCTAAAAGTACCAAGGCCCCAGTGCTAGACCAGACAGATCTGTAATCGGTGATACTGCAATATGCCTGATCGGTCCATGTAATGTAACTTTTATCACAAGTCCTCTTTATCATATCTACAATTGCTTGCAGGATAGTCTACAGAAGAGACTGCACTCTTACCCCGAGGCAGCAGAAATGGTGACCTGGCCGTCCTTACATGATGCATTGACTGACAAAGTGAGTATATAGTATATAAGGGTGTGTATTGCAGATCTTCTGGGCATAAGGGTGTGCCTATAGGCAATGGTGGAACGTATATTGCTGGTAGAAGCATTGCCTGTCTGTGTATTCTGACAAGTGTCCCTGTACACAACAGAGTTCAGACTGGGCTCTCAGCAATGAAACAAAGCAGCGGAATGTGAAGAAGGTTCTGAATGGTTTGGGGACCCTTGGCGGCAGACACGAGGAGCTGCAGAATCGAGTTCAGACTATTGAGGATGAGCTGAAACGGCTGGACCTGGAGATAGGTGAGTGATGTgtcacttactgtactgtatctgtaGAGGAGTAGCATTGCCACCCAAAGATAAGATAAGAGAACACCTTCACTTCTCTCCATAACATAGAGGGGTGGTGTTCTGTAGTTATCTAGAATAGCAGGAAACAACATAACTGAAAACAGTGCAGCAGAGCTATGGAGCTTAGAACGTTATTAGCAGATTTATGTTAAAACCCTTAGATAGGAATCAAAAAGCAGCTCTAGTTGCAATACTTGCTTGCTGTCCCCTACAGACTCAATCTGTTACAACTCCCCCTTTTCAGGCTGAATGACACCCAATATCGTTTAACATCTTTCTGTGAGTCCAGGGAGTTAAGGCCTTGCCCCCTCACCCCGTGCTCATTGGAAGATGCAGCAGAAAGCCGTGCTATGTTTTTATGTTGCTCTGCAGCATTTAAGATCAGCTCACTCATAGGAAGAGAAAGGGAGGGGGATCCtgtatacaaatacacaaatacacaagacaattgtataaagatttttaaagggTCGGAGATGCTCCAATGGGAATTGACAAACAAACTGTCATTTTTCCCCTTTCATTTTGTTTACTCCTAAATGCAGCAGCTGCAGTTGGCACCACTGCAGTCAGCATCTGTAGACATGTGAAGGGTGAACATTACAGTCTTGGCAGCCAAGCCTGGTTACTAAGAGCTCCACATGTACACACAGACTTTGTCCCTGGCCGTGTGTGTCATCCAATAAGCCAGAGGTGTGTTTGTGAGCCGGGCAGGGTGGTGAACGGGTTTTTATTTACTATCGTCATCCCTCTACAGGTACCTAGACAGCAATAGGCAGGTACTACTCCaagtagagaaaagaaaagattttcaCAGAAGGATTTGTCagcaaatacaaaactttaaagcagatctatgaCTTCACACTTGTCATTAGAAATGAGCGAGCTTCTgtataaaacattgaaatttgGCTCGGGTCATCTGAATTCATAAAATTCAGTCCAAATCTAACCCTTCTGAATTTCCCTAACTCTACATCACAGGAATCAGTAGGCCACATGTCAGTATTATTCAATCACACGTTGTTAGTTCACAAGGAGtattttgtgaaatgtatttattcagatTCTTTCCATTGAATTTTAGGTAAGAAGGGGGTTCCTGATGATCTGCTGCAGCAGCTTCATAGCTTGAGACAGGACATGGAGAAACTGCTCAGTGAGAACAAAAAGGTTTGTTATCAGCAAAGTGTGGCTGTATAATTTACTGTTTAGATCCTAAATGGGAACTTCACCATAGGTGAATAAAGAATAAGGCTTCATTCACACTTGGTGCTGCAAACACATGGGAATCCATGTATACCTGTTGTGCGGCTCCTGCCAGCTGCCACTTTGCCAGAACTTCAGTCATTTGCACCGCAgcactggtttttaaagaaccagcatcggCACATGCTTCCCCTAACCAGTATTTGCTCACTGCTTCCCTTATTCATTCTATGTGGATGCCgtatgtagcatctcacccacagcagcagtttgttgcCATAAGCAAGCGGTACACAccccacaacctcatggccagtctaGGGGTGAGGTTTTGGTGTGGTTTCTGCTTTTGCATGCCACTGAACTCTGTGAGATGGTACTTGTAGTGTTTCACTTGTGGCAGTCCAATAGTAAATGAAAAGGGTCAAATGTGCAGGCACGGTCCAGCGTATTGGTGTGGGGAACCAAGCCACTCGGGAGAGTTTGTTCCTGCCGATGGTCTAAACTTAATCTAAATGTTGGTTGATGAAAGCCAATTTGAACATATGAATTAGGTTAGACATATATGTATTACATGAACATGGTATTTCATTTAGTGCTTCTTAGTAAATCTATGTTTCTTTTTACCCACAGCACAAGGTGGACATGAAGGCCCTGCAGAATGGCCTTCATGAGCTGAACCTGGCCCTCCAAAAACTGGAAACAAAGACTGATAAACTGGCTGCAGATCTCTCAGAGACCGCGGTGAGGAGGTCAACATGAGGTGTCAAGAGAATGTTCTATTAGGGGATCCCTATGCTCTGTTAAATAAATTTCagtgttaataaaaaacaaaatgggctCTGGGGTAGCCAGTCCACCTTTCAACCCCCAACTCAAAGCTActcaaagcaattttttttttctgctatgcaTGTTTATTGGGATCCCCATGCCACGGAATACTTTTATTATGCTGGTGACACTGCCCATGCTTGCCCAGTTCATGCCAGCCCGGCATTAGTACTAATTTTCCTAGCAGGCTGATGGGGAGCAAAGATACAAAACAAgcacataaaattataaaatataataaacaaatgttatggGAATCACAGCCATTTTAAAGACGCACGTCAAGCTTATACTGGaaaataggacatttttttctgattggtggCTCTGGGTTACACCACTTATTGCACCTATGTATTAATCACACTTAGCAAGCGTTTTTCTTCTCTGTGTACTTCTGTAATTCTTTGTGTGATGAAAAGTATAAATAGACCTGAAATGAGGTGAGAAAAATCACAGCAATTGTgtattctttcatttcttttgcaGACATTTCAGAGTCAGCTAGATGAGCTGGAGAAGAAGAAGCTGAACAGGGAGGAGTTAATGTTGGAACTGAATCTGGTGGGTGAACAATTATGGAAACATGTTGGGTGTATAATGAATTTAAACCCTAATTAAAGTATAGACATGCAGTTTTTTGAAGCACTATGTATGCCCCAAAAAATTTTCCCTatagaaaacaatgttttcaatttttttattccttgttgCCTTCTAGCGCTACAGTCACTTACTACAAGCATGGACTTCGGTGACCACACAGTATTGCTTACAACGGGCTTCCCGATGGTTGCAATGGTGGCCTATAGCTGTGCAATAAGTATTAATGTTTGGAGGCCCTTCCCTACAAGAAAAGTAATCGTCCATGATAGATTTTCCAGGCAATGGCTTTTGTTTTGCCCAGGCAGTAGTTGGGTCCTGTTAGGGCtgcaccccctggcaggtgatgcAGAGTACCTAGGGCATAGAGATTAAGAggtgatgggccggtgaccctattggccactggactactttgagGGTAGAATACCAGGTGACAGCCCCCAGGTTCTCCCCACCATAGAAGAATGGAAAAAGAGGGCTCTGGTGTAGAGACAGCTAGGATCAGGTACAGGGTAGGCCGCTAGCAGGAAGCAAGCTCTAGACAGACTTAGGTCAGGGCAGCCAGCAAACGAGGAGCAAAGTCTGGACAGTCCAAGGTCAAGACAGGCAAAAAGACTGGAAGCATGATTGGGGTCACGTTTCCAAAAAAGCTAAATGTGGCAGGGTATAGCTGGGTCTCAGGTAGCAAACTGATGGACAGATGATTTGCTCCTGTAGAgcctccccttcccctctctgaGCATAAGCTGAAGTGGCACTAAATTCAATGTGCTGATATACAGACATGCTGGATAAGATTATAGTGTATGTACACATCTAGAATAGACCAGTAAgtgcatacaaaataataatttactgatAATTTCTTGACAGAAAGCTGACAAACGTGCGCTGGAAACCAAAGTTGGCCATACTCAGCTGGAGGCCGCTATTGGTGAAGTCAATGCCGTACTGGAGGATCTGATCAAGAAACTGGCCTTGCAGGAGTCTGAATGGCAGAATATGCTGGCGAAACTCTTTGCCGGGCTGGAGGCCAAGGTAACACACCTGTCACATACAGTATAGGCAGCCTACATAGACACATTACACATCATAGAGATATGGATAACAAGCATATCTTTTTTCAACATACTTGTAGCTGAGCAAGTTCTTTGACAATTCATTGCACTGAAATGCTTTTGAAAGCTTGGGCCACCTTCTACTACCTCCCATGGCCTAGTATGGACCCATGGGTGACCCCACACACCCATAGCAATAATTGGAAGTAGGTGGAACAAAACATTGATTTGAGGCTATCAAGCAGGGTACCTGTACCATCCAGAGGGATAATTGTAGCAATGGCTTATTAGGCCCAGGATCTGAATATGTTTCCTACAATAGTTATGCAGCATTGGACTGGACTGCACACTCAGAAGGTCATCTACACCGAGAAGTAGGGGGGTAAAGGGTTACTATAAAGATTAAACTTGGGCAAAGTAAATTCtgtctaaatacaaaaaacataaggaCTTTATCTTTGTGTATTTCATCCAGATTTGGCCAGTATGAAATAACCCCTGCACCTCTTTAAATGAACTTCCTATATTACAGACTGCCACTACTGTTCTGTGTCCTTAtgtagggtgactggtcttgtgtcCACCCACCTTTAATTTTTAGCGAGTAGCCTATAGTAATAGAACTTTTTGGGTGCCACCCACAGATCTGCTTTCTGCCCGAGCAATGTACAGTCTATTGATCATGTTACTGCTACtttttcaatgcaaagttatttggtGCACTGAAAACTGAATGATATCCTTTGTagctaaaatatgtaaatgtaaatgtatgtgtcAGCAAACataactttaaagaaaagtaaaactgtATATGGTTCCTATCCAACTTTGTATCTCTTTCCTATCATCTGACCACTGTCATGTTGTAAGTTTCCCTGCAGTTTGTTTGTGTCGCATTACAACACAATGGAGGAGGTGAGATGGGAACAAAAGGTCACTGTATGTTGTTCATTTCCTGAGATGTGTTTGTATTGCCCTTTGTGTTGACTTGTTCATAGAAATGAGCAATAGGAATCACTAAGAAACAAGTCAGTGTTATAACTCCACTGATGAGACATAAATCGGCACGTCCCGTGATTAAATCTCAACAAGACCTGAGGGAGATTGCTATGACAGCATTGTAAATCTAGGATCACAGGGAAACACTCATAGACATAATAATCATTTACAGAAGCCAAGCACAGAGCTTCTATTAGGCTTGTTCTCTTgggttatatatttaaaagtgagCTTCATACAGATATTAAGGACACCAATGACTGCAGCTAATGAATTAATTCATCGGGATTTTTTCATGCAAACAGACTTGGACAGACTCATGCAATCCCCATAGAGCTGAGCTTACACTAGAAGAGAAAGAAGCAGCATGAAGTTAGTAAATTGCAATGCAGTGCAAGAGATATGGTGAAAGGAGAGGAGATGAGCTTATCattctgctgcttttctttttactgtttgcTCAGTTACTGGCGGGAGGAAGAACACACTTTACTGCCCTGccagttaggctgggtacacatgtgcaatatatgtcgatctttaacgatcctttccaacgacaaaagactgcacgatgcatgaacaagctctgctCCATGGAGGGAGAGGGAggagaacaacagagtggcaccccactgcactctctccccttcactttcattatggtTGTTACTCGTTCATCAACTGTGGATCCACCagcatgatgagcactgtacacacgccagattctcatctgatattagCCCCGAGGCGATTATTAGACAAGAACCATCcgatgtgtgtatgtagtctgTGTTATACACCAGACGTAAATCTCAAGACTGTATGAAaggaaatataaatcctttggtTTGTATACCAGCCcccttatatgcattttatttatgtatttagctgcttgcctggagttcagctttaaagggaacctatGCACACATATATTTAATTGCATACTTTGTTGAGTATAACAGGGAACCCTGAAGCTCTGGTTGCTTTATTAGCCAAATATCTACTGCATGCTGATTCCTTCACACTGCCCTGTCCTGTTCTTTCTCCCACGTAGTAGTAGAAACATTATTCTGGTTGTTATGGTCCACAAGACCATTGCTTATAAAATGTTAGACTGAAGGTCATCAGTCATGGTCTACAGTCATCTCATTAAAACTCTGAAATGCTTCTGCCTTAGCTGAGCCGGTCTGATTTGGATTCCATACATAAAGACCTGGAAGAACTCTGGAGGTTCCTCAAGAAACATCTCCAATCTGGACAAAGCTTCGACCCAGACGGAGCTGCTGGATCTAGAAAGTGAGTCTACATAGAAGGACAGACAGGAAGAAAGTCACAATGTGACTACATGAGGGCAATTTTACAAACAGCAGTTTTTGCTGAAGAGTCCATCTGTTCAACAAATCCTGTGTGATTCCTAGGGCGATCCAATTTCCTATAACTGTAAAGGAATGGGGAACATATCTTTTTCTGCTTGCACCAGCAAACTCCTTTTGAATCATAAGAACCCCTTTTCTAAAATCTGTAGGGAAACCAGCACTCCTAAAAATGTCCATCTCCTGGGTTACGTGTGGCTTTCACTGGTTGTAATGCTGATTCATTCACTCCAGTCATTACCCCATATATCCTATGAAAGATGTGGAGGATCCAGAAGAAGTTCTACTACCCAGCAGACTTCAGAGGAGGGTTTATCAGGACCTGTATCAGGATTGGACAGCCAGACACAGATGGAGGACAGAAATATAGATCCAGGTCTGGCATTGTCCTACTGTGCAAAAGAAATAGAGAGGTGTATATTCTCAAATCCAAATAGCTCACCTATATAATACGAGAAAAAGAGTGGTGGTTAAGTGTACCTCCAATGGGTAATCACAGTCCCCTCTTTGGgtatataactaaataaaaagagagaagaaagaggtTTGGACtccaagtaaataataataaattattgattaTGTATTGATGTAAACatggtttcatacataattatttgaattaaataCATGCAAGTATATGTTCAATCTAGTttttatattattgcattttgtaCTGTATTAGCCTTGTCTTatactttttgtaaaaacaatatttgaagATTTTTGGTATCTTGCACTTCAATAAAGACTGTAAAGTCCTCACACCCCTGAAGAAGACCGTcgaggcgaaacgcatcgggctaATTCGTGCACCTTTTACGGTTAATGTGTATAATAGAGACAGCAATTTTTGTCTAGATTGATGCCAGTCCAGTGCTTTACTAACTAGACTGGACATACATATTGGAGTCCAAACCTCATTCTTTCACTTCTCCCTTTTACATATATACTATGTCAGATTCAGCCCAGACTTGTTcactctttatatttttatactgtaaaagaatTGGAGCTGCCTCCCTGCAGAGATGTTAATCCCTAGCAAGCTGCATCGTCAGGGTTACAGGTTCACCAAGGATGCAGCATGAGACAGGTACTCTTTGCATCGTATACCAGAACTAATTTTTGCTTTATCTACTTATCCACAGGAGACTGTTCGAGAGAGTTAAATGCATTTCTTGTGACCGACCGGTTAGCATGGCAACGGGGCCGTgagtaaacaaacattttattactaatCTGCCTTGCTGCTAATTCTTTTTGGGTTGTCACGTGCAGGccgtgcagtttttttttttttttttttttgctcctttgtttttgtctttccttTCTGCTATGATATCACCCTAATATTGCCAGTTATTCCCAACCAGGAATCCTTCAAGGatttctagaggttccttgagctccCATTTGATGGTGTCAGCATAGACCAATGCCACTTGGAAGAGTTAGTGATATGGCACCATTGATTTACCTAGCTATCTGTAGGCAtggggtggcattcttctcaccTAACCAATGTagggcatttttcccattgacccccaatgaattgtttttttttaggaagggtTCTAGTCCTAAATAATATCTAAGGGCTTCTCTAGGGCAGTGTGCTCGAtgagttccatggaaccttggggTTCTACCCGAGGTTTTTGggagttccatgagcaatgatcagcttgtgcctctcaggtcagtttaggtgacaacaatgatatttttggctatctgtaagggtgacattcttcccaatggccagcaatgtaagagacattcttcccactgaccaccacactaatatacggtgagctgtggatatggaaAATATggaagggggtccctgaagacctggaagttatttcaagggttcccaaagatggagaaacactgctctaaaagtgttttaaaagttCCTTTATGACTAAGGCTAGCTTAGAATTCCAATTCTTTTTAAGGTTACtgacaattgttttctttttcagacacCTTGTCACGGTCAGAACAGCCCCTCTGATCCCTCGTAACCGTCCACAAAGTGCTGAATTCGGCAAGGATAAAAGCAACGGGTGAGAGAAGGTTCAGCAAGCTTTCCTTATTATTACTtagtctttcctttttttttttttttgcaggtcagAATACATGTTCACTTTAGTTTACAGCAGCACACTATAGTTATCCTTTGCTGCTTCATTCACCTTACAGGAGTATCATTTTCATGACATTTATCACTTAGGCACCCAGCGTCATATGAGGGTGAGAGGGTGCCCTTTGCTGTGTGTAAGCtccaagctgagattaggagtaTATGCATGGGTAACTATTCACTGCTGGCAGCTAAACAGAGCAGCAGGGAGGCAAATGGTGAGGAATGTTGCTGGGGAGGGGGAAAgttaagtgaacctgttactttgttCCTCATAGGCAAAGCACCAGTTCTGAAGCAAAAAACCCTGACTGTAAAATTCTAATATGCATTTAAATCTAAATACCGATCTGTAGTACAAATGTGACCGAAAGAGGGTCAGATGTGAACTCCCAGCCTTGGTGTCATGTCTCTGCTCTTTAACTTGGTGTCTCTTATGCTCTTAGTGACCTTCAACAGGTAACAGACCCAGAATTCCAGTACACAGAGGCTCTGAGACCTCACACCGCCTGCTCCCTGCACAGAAAGACCTCTCGCAGCCAGAACCTGACCACTGTTTTTCCCTATGGCGACCCAGGACAAATCCAGTACAAGAATGTAAGAATGATcactaataaacagtatgtataaagccccaacatattacgtagagctgtacattaaataggggttgcaaatgacaaaaagatacagacagtgacgctggaggaggagaggaccctgcccagaagagcttacaatctaagaagtggggaaaGCGACAcacaatattgttaaaaaaatacaatttttgatgATGGTTGAGCATACAGAAGTCAAATGTgcaaaccttaaagcagaactaaaaatctGTGAtcaagcagggctttattgcagaaagaagtTACAGTACATCATTCTGGCTTGACCAAATCAATTTGTCCTAAGATCGCATCTAggtaaagaaggaagaagatggcggtatCCTGGAATGGAACGGGCataggtgagtatagcagggtttaattctgctttaagttttgGTTGCAATATTTCATGGCTGAAAATATAGCTCTTGTGGCAAATAACAGCCAGGCCATTCATTACAGGCTGGACTTGACTACATATGGTAACCCCAAAGGTTACTTTTCTGTAAAACATGTGTTGCAGAAGTATTGTAATGTAGACACTGTGCttaaaaagaaggcaaaacatTAATCACCAGTATTCCTTTACAGTCTTTGCAGCTGAACTTTTCTAATTACTGGATTACTATGCATAAAGACTTGTTTGTCACTGTGTCACTGTGTTGGG
The Pyxicephalus adspersus chromosome 7, UCB_Pads_2.0, whole genome shotgun sequence genome window above contains:
- the C7H16orf96 gene encoding uncharacterized protein C16orf96 homolog, whose translation is MSSSVSLKELLNLSIGSPELGAVNFNALHSLLHGLLEHLQVGDVRRKLSPEEREFIQPGTVFVEDAGRPSTLFHQLQEKVSKMEARLLQLDSLPSSASLLQGSQSQNKPVEEMWQLMQLKKRMEVNENGVNKVMSAFQDLLSTFNSLQQANNMIQDRLASLNDLVTKINIREVERRLQDLEGQTHNIPLLMDKMDSLQKRLHSYPEAAEMVTWPSLHDALTDKSSDWALSNETKQRNVKKVLNGLGTLGGRHEELQNRVQTIEDELKRLDLEIGKKGVPDDLLQQLHSLRQDMEKLLSENKKHKVDMKALQNGLHELNLALQKLETKTDKLAADLSETATFQSQLDELEKKKLNREELMLELNLKADKRALETKVGHTQLEAAIGEVNAVLEDLIKKLALQESEWQNMLAKLFAGLEAKLSRSDLDSIHKDLEELWRFLKKHLQSGQSFDPDGAAGSRKRLFERVKCISCDRPVSMATGPHLVTVRTAPLIPRNRPQSAEFGKDKSNGDLQQVTDPEFQYTEALRPHTACSLHRKTSRSQNLTTVFPYGDPGQIQYKNSEFDLMGINGVMYKGRIDASFTYNIPEREAAVKTPQPPYRTSIERARSANPHFRSHSASNTRTPNPSLRASRTTIQVPSTLDTSPPTFHVPSVADTDNLFQHPLTNEEQSSDP